In Telopea speciosissima isolate NSW1024214 ecotype Mountain lineage chromosome 10, Tspe_v1, whole genome shotgun sequence, the DNA window aaaacagaaagaagaaaggagggggggggtgttgggatTCTTAACTGTTTCTAATAACTTTGTATTACAGAACTAAATGCACTCTCAAATAGAGATGGTGGTGTGAAACATGTTTGAGCACCAATTAAGTTGCTACATCGAAGATATTTAAGCCTATCTAGAAAAAGTGCCAGACTGGGTCATGACTCATGGAAGACATGTTTGAgcaccttccattgttacatggataacCACTCATAAATAAATTATTCCATAAGGCATATAAGACATTTTAGACATGCTTTGGTTGTCCTCTATGAAATTATTTAATTACATTTTCCTTTCTGAAACTAGGTTAAATTAAGTATGTATGTTTTAGAGGGCGGACCTCGACGTAATGGTAAGGTTACTCTATTATGATCTCGTGGTTGTGGGTTCGAGTAGGGAAACGAGTAGGGAAACAGTCTATCTAAGAagttggggtaaggctgcgtacgtAATGACCTTCCCTAGATCCCGTAATGACAGaagcctcgtgcattggataGGCTCTTTTTAGTACGTTATAAAAATGTAGGATCTGAAACTTATTCACAATTCAGAAAAAGAcaataaatagaaagaagaaacaatcacACATAACCGCAATACAATGATTTTCTTGGTTCAACAAGGTGCTTACGTCCACGAAGAGATGAGTGAGGTTTCCACTAATAATGGAGGAAGGGTTATAAGCTCTCTTCCTTACGCCTCTCTATGTTTACAAAGAACTACAGTAACCCTAATAGTCCTCATTCGTAACAATTTATAGGAAAACAGAGAGATACGAATTTCCCGAATTACTCCCATGtaaattctaaaaaaatttcCTCAGGGGTTGCCACCCCCGAACCCCGCATGGACCCCTAATTCACTGAGACTCCATTAACAAAGATATCACATAAGGTGGGTCGATTCCTCCAAGCCTCAAGCCCTAAGGTCTTGCCATGcaacggaatacaagacatcccTCCCTCCAGCAATAAATAGGCTTGTTAGTCACTATGAAATGTCCAAATatactcttttttgttttatggtAACAAAATGTCCAAATATCCTTGAGCTTATAAAATATTGAGCTAAAATATGACTTCTCAGTGATATAAAAATCAGGGAATTAAAACTTGGTGTCTGGAATGGAATTGAGCTCTGTCGAACCCAATAGAAATCGGTTGATCCGGCCCAATCCAATCTTTGGTGGATCTTTGTGATATGGGTTGGCATCAGTATCGATCAATCCAACTCTGCCCAAACGGGTGATGGCTGAGAattaagggtgcaagtttggtcctgaCGGCCTgagcccaccctgagcccgaacagggtctgggttgagataccttgaccTTGAGGTGGGTCAAAGTTGGAAATTTCcgaccctgagtcagggctgAGTCTGGCCCGGTCAAACCCGatcctgtcttcttcttcccaacctGACCAGCGCATGCATTTCCCATTCCCAGCTTGGCCAGCCCATgaatctcccttcccccccatAGTCAGGGCAAATCATCAGCCTGGCttgaccctgagggtgggtcagggttggatttttctgatcCTAAGTCAGGGCCGGGTCGGgctaggcccagctaaggggactcaaggttgggctagggttttaaaggCCTCGGCCCAACCGGACCCTTAGCAGCCCTAGCTGAGATGTTTCAATGCGCTGAGCTCCGACTGGGCTTTTTGTATTAGCCAAAACCTGATCTGCATATCATCTTTGGGCTTGGCGGGCTATGATCCAAACACATGCTGCTTGACATCTCTTTTTATCCCCAGTTTTCTCTGTTTTGTGGCCACTCTTTTGAACCTCTGTTTTCCCCCCCTTTGGGTAATGACTGTAGACCTCttgtatccttttttttttccggtcaagagcaaagaaaatttattaaaGCAGATCAGctcaagagaaataaaattttgggagaaagaacgctaaccagtGCTGTGTGGGCGTGtacttgcgcccagacacagcctGGTATGAAAAGACCGCCGCACCTCTGGACCTTTTCACCTTTCCATCCTTCCAAGAGGGTGCGGTGGTCTTTTTTGCGTTGAGCTGTGTCTGAGCGCAGGTACATCCCCCCACACACAGCATCGGTTAGGGttccttttccctaaaaatttATTAAACCAGATTAGCACAAGAGGAACTCCCACTGGTAGAAACAATTACGGGAAAACTAGTGATTGGAATAACCAAACCCGAGAGAAAGACAACCTTGGACGCCTTAGAAGTCAGAGAATGCCCAAACACTAAATTTGCCAGAAATAATAATACTGAGAAGCGTCCTTTGTCCAGCCCGTATCTTATTGACCAAATTTGGACCAAATTTGGTAAcaatccatttcattttatagtTTAAATTGGGCttgatttaccaaaaataataataaaaagaaaactaattgGGCTTGGATTTGGGTATTGCTAACTTACATTTGCTCGATCTGAGGGTTCATCCCAAATCCCAACTATATTATTTTTGTGCGAGAGATCGTTGCTTGGTTGTGTAGCCCCGATATCAATGGGAGGGGGAACGAGGGTTGGGGGGAGCCTACGCACAAGCATCAACACAGATGATTCTTATGATTTTAAGAGGGGATGAATGGTAATTTTGCTCActcatgtgtttgggcataggaaCCACGCGACCaagcaacatttttttttagggaaaatatcTTGTTTTGCCACCCAACTAtttaatgggcaagagatctccgcttggtcgtgtggcccctgcactagcgcggggggccaatgagagcacacaagggcatcaacatggatgggattCTTAATTTCAAGAGGGGTTGAGTGGTAATTTTGTCGGTCCTATGTCTAAGCGCAGGAGCCACGTGACCAAACATCGTTCTTTTTTCCCTATTTAATTTAGGGCTGTATCACTGTATGTGAGTTGAATTAGGGTTGTCAATTCTAGGCCTGCCCGACAGAACCGACTGAGCCCGCCTGACTAAAGCCCGGACCGGCCCGGCCTGTTTACTAAACGGCCCGACATGTTTATTAACTGGGCGATCCCGGTGTAGGGTCCTAGCCCGTTGGGCGCCCGACCGGACCTCCCAATTCTAGGCCTGACTTAGCCTGACCTGTTACaacccgaccctttaacttgtaaACTTTTCTATGGGCTTGGGCCTTGTTTGATTTATTGGCCCAAATCTGTTTAACTTTCTGTTGGGGTGGGCCTGACGTATTTGGtagatttttatgttttttttagcTTAAATTTATATCATGGGACATGGGCCAGCACAGGTTGCACTATTTCAGCCTATTTCTAATGAATCGGTCATGTTTGAACAGTTGAgatattcaattttaatgggaaaaatagagaaaagaggTGGCAAGATGGTACACctctttgtaaaattaaaatattcaattttaatgggtTGCACCGATTAAAATCCGTTATATTTAAACAGGCCCATAGCCCGATTTTGCACTATTTAAGGCCCGGTTAAGGACTGATTATATTACCTGATTATAGCCTgaagcccgacctagcccgaatGCTTAAACCGACGGTCACGAAGCAGGCTTTAAGCAACGTGAAGCCCGGCTAAGCCCGACCAAACCTGACTGGTTGACATCCCTAAGTTGAATACAAAGCGAATATCAATAGATCCGTGCTTATATCTATTTAATTAGTGGGAAAATAATTCCCAACCAGCCGATTGTGTGTGATTTTGCCCCACACCTTTTAACATCTATGACCCTTTAGGATTCTCTCTTTCCTAACCATGTGGATCCTCTTTTACCCAAGCCATTACTATGCCATAGTTGGTGGGGCATCCATACAAGTAGTGGCATCAGCTAAACCAAGCTGGATGAACCACTGGGTGGTACAAGGCCAAATGATCGGGGACGCATCCGACAAGGCCGACCTAGCcaaggaatctaccaaaacATTGGAGGAccttggaacatacaaaaaaatGCAAGAGGAGAAGGGCAGTTGTAATTGAGAAACATCCttgcagaggttgagaatctcGAAATCAAAGGAACTTGAGTTCAACTGACAGATAAGCGAAGAGCAGTTAGATTCAATAATAATCTCAGTAAGACCACTACTAATCGTATGGAGAAGCCCTGTCCACACCGTCAAAGACTCAGCCACCAACGACGACCCACACTGAATACCACAGGAATAAGTAGAGAAAACCCTCTATCTTAAATCATATTTGATCGAGTAATTAATggatatccttttttttttttttttttttttggtagaataatGGATATCCTAATAAACATAAAATGAGTAAACAAATACAAATATTCGTGCCTGATGGTATTACATAATACTTAAAAATTAAATGTATGGGTAAACGGCCTTTTCATGAGGGTAGATGACCCTTTTTATAAACGTATGAATACCACTTTTATAAATTTTGTAGACAAGTAGTCCCCTACCTCTCCTACTCACATGTCAACTTTCAACTTTGTCCTTTacccaaaatataaaataaaattcaactTTGTCAATTGATAAAATAGAATcttaaaaaatataagaaataggAGAATACAAGTAATAATCAGAATATGTGCATAGACATATTGGGGGAGTGGGTTGCATCCAATACAAGGggatattttttaatatattggggaggggggggtgtTAAGAGTCTCACTAAGTTTGTAGTTGTCAAAGGGTGGAATAATAGATGCACGTAAATTGGGTTGAATAGGTTAATTGTTTTACAGATGGATTCTTAGGTGGATATATTGGGCTGAAAAAATGGTTTTGAGAAAGTTGTGCAACCACGTATTCCCGACAAATGTAGTTTCTCATgtgttaaataatttttttttgggctgatgtttTCTGTGTCGCAGCGTAgcttgcacccagacacataaGCCTGCCATTCAAGGGACAAGATGGTCATTTTgctcacccccatgtgtctgggcgcagcctacggcccggcacagaaaacattctcctttttttggtaaactcaTGTGTCAAATAATTGATAGTATCATTAATTCATggggttttttataattatcaccccaaaaactttcatatctactattatcccccaaaaaaaaaactttcaaacaactgcaaccctcccctgttgcatactaataactaagtGACCCTCACCGTTACAGACTCGTAACGGAaggggttagtagtgatactgtgccgttgtcacggaATTTGtaggacaaaaatgcccttcgtCCAAAGTGAAagtttttacaattaccaccccaaaaactttcatatctactattacccccccccccccaaaaaaaaactttcaaacaactgctaccctcccctgttgcatactaatgattaagtgacccccaccgttacagacccgtaacggagggggttagtagtgaCACTGTGCCGTTGTCATGGAATTTGTAAGACGAAAATGCCCTTCGTCCAAAGTGAAATAAAACAATCTTCCAAgggttatttttttgttttcttcgtcTCAACGACCTGCCCTCCATAGGAATTAGGATGTTTTACTACTATAGCTACTCTCTTTCACAGAAACTGCGTTCCTTGAAGGAGAACCAGAACCCTTTAttatctcatcttcttcatcttcttgtctCCCTATCCATATCCAACACTTCGCCACAGataccttttcttctcttgattaCCATTTTCGAAGCCAAATCTGTACAAAAAACCTTATCCCTCTTTCATTCTCAATCTCAGTGATGTGGTTATTGCCTTAGGTGAGAGAGAGTTTGGATTGAATCATATAGGTTCAGACGTTAATGGCTGAAAATGGTGAAGACAAACTCATCGCTGTGGCTAGCCACATTGCTAAGACTCTTGGCCGGACCGAGACCATGGCTGATGACATGcattcttcagttcttctcctccttcgaCGGCCGCTTCTCTAGAGAGAAGTTGTCTGAGAAGATCAACAGCGACGATCCTCGAAGTTATGCTGCCTTGGAGCAGACTTTGAAATCTCTTGATCGTCAGACCTCTCAATATGTCTCAGCTGACCAGCCCATTTGGTCTGTTTTCGCCGATGCCTCAGCCTTCCTCGACACCATTGATGAATTACTCTCCACATCCAGGGATTGGAATTCCTTAGCTGGCGAGAAATCCATTGCTGCTTGTTTGGATTGTGTTGATGAACTTCTTCAGCGGGCGATGTATCGGCTGCGGATgaagttcttcttcctccggttCGCTGCAATaggtgaagtgaagaggaagtgaagGTATAACCCTTTGAAGATTGTTTTATTTCACTTTGgatgaagggcatttttgtcttACAAATTTTATGACAACGGCACGGTATCACTACTAACCCACACCGTTAtgggtctgtaacggtgggggtcacttAGTCATTAGTATGCAATAGGGAAGGGtagcagttgtttgaaagttttttttgggaGGAGTAATAGTAGATATGAAAGTTTTTGAGGtggtaattttaaaaaatttcactttggACGAAGGGCATTTTCGTCCTACAAATtccgtgacaacggcacagtatcactactaacccctCCCGTTACAGGTCtataacggtgggggtcacttagttattagtatgcaatagGGGAGGGTAGCAgttgtttgaaattttttttttgggggaggggataataatagatatgaaagtttttagggtgataattgtaaaaaaccctgaactCATGACAAAACTTTCATTCTATCAATCGgatgggaagaatcccttcGTCCATTGGTGATGTGATCATAGGAGGGGACTTTTTGTCATATTAACAAACTCCCACCCTATATTGATCATATTGATCAACTCAAAAATAATATTTCTCTTGGTGATCGGATGGCCATACGCAAAGGATTCTTTCTTTACAATGGTTGTGGGAAAACTCAATCCTTATCTCATTACCAATCTTAAATTTTTTGCCTCATCATTCAGCAAAATACCTATTGGTATGGACAACCATCTCCCGAAAATTAATAATAACTTGGTgatctatttctctctctctcttaaaaacAAGTCAATTTTTCTAGGGCTCAATCATCCATACAACAAAAGATAAGGATGataattttttagggaaatttacatCTACCACCTCTgtattttcaaacaattatatCTACCATCTCTAggatttcatctatttcataaacctCTCCTGtatttttgaaagattcttacaaacaCACCCCTACCGTTAGCTGAGaatagttaagtgatgatgtcatcacaaAAATATTTACTAAATACCCATAATATCCTTAATGAAGGtgcttttacatttttacccttaatGAATATTGAAACACCATCGAgacaaaagggaaagaaattcCTGAAGAAGAAAGCTCGCCATCGCCTTCCCCAACGCCATCCCCATCGCTGAAGATAGAGCTCGCCGTCGCCATCGCCAAACACGGAGGGCTTCTCCGATGATCTTTGCAAGCACGTTGTTCGTGTGAACTGCTCACTCTCACCACAAAATCTCTCCTTTGTTTGTTGTGAGTTTGAAGTGCTCACTCCCTTGAAGCGACATGGCTACTCTTCCTCAACTCTCCTGAAGTTGTGAAGCTACGTGGCTACCAATTGGGACTGAAGATAAGTTTTACCCCTTGATTTCAGTTGCGCTATTTGTTAAAATtagaaacagaagaaataaTCAAATCGCGCATCACCTTGGGCAGAGGAGGATTTCTAATAGCTTGAAAATTATATCTGGAATTAGGATTTCCACATAATCTACCGTCCTCACTTCAACTTCACCCTCAACAAACCTCCGCACAAACTTCCTCGGCATCAATACAACCACTTGGTCAGTTGCAAGCCATTTATTCATTTGGGCAGACCTACTTCAGTCACGCTCTGCCATGGCAAcaattgtttggtttgagtgGTCAGCTGCCTCTTTCCCCGGGCAGGAGCAGGGTGGGATTGAGGACGGAAAAAAGCGGGTAGGTGGTTGATGAGAACCGACGGATGAATAGAAGGATAATTTGATCATTTAAAATTACCAAGGAAAGAGGAgagataaaaattcaatttttgatGGAATCACATACAAAATTTAAGGTAGAGGAATATCATTAATAAATAGGGAGAAAAGAACATTAACGGTGTTTTGCCTCGGCGTGTACTTGTCCCAATTTAAACAATTTGAATGTGCGATCGGTGCACAGCTTCACACTGACAGGAGCGAAATGACCGCCATACCCACTGCTTGAGCACCCTGTCCGGGTGGGTCCACGCACTGCCTATATGAGGCTGCATGCCGGCCGCGGCAAGAGGATCCCGATCCCAATTTAAATATAAGAGAGTGACACTATAGTAGCCCCACTTTCGAACAGTGACTTCACTCCAGTCACAACTACTGCATTGCCAAGTGCCCAAGACCACTAATATATATCATAAGTTCATAACACCATTGAAACAGAGCTGAGCTGAGACAATCAATCTTTAATGGATTTACTTACATTTTTAGCTCTGTTCTTCgttcctcttctccctctcctgcTTCTCATATGGAAAACCAAAACTGGGAAGCCACTCAAGCTTCCACCTTCCCCGCCTGGGCTTCCCATCATAGGCAATTTGCATCAAATGGGTGCCTTGCCTTACCGCACATTAGCAGAGCTCGCCCATGAATATGGACCGGTCATGCTTGTTCGTCTAGGCAGGGTACCGGTGGTGTTTGTCTCATCCCCTGAAATGGCAAAAGAGGTCTTGAAGAACCAAGATGCCAACATGTGTAGCAGAGCTGCTCAGCCTGGCACAAGAAAGATATCTTATGATTACAAAGATATTGCTTTCACTCCCTATGGAGAATGGTGGAGAGAGATCCGCAAGATTTGTACTTTAGAGCTTCTTAGCCCCAAAGCCGTTCAATCCTATCTGTatgtgagagaagaagaggttgCTAATATGGTTGATTCTATTGCCAAAGCTTCTTCAGATCCTATTGACATCTCTGAGAAGATAGTGAATCTCACAGACACCTTGATATGCAGGACTGCTTTTGGTAAGGTTTATAAAGGGAGAGGCTTTGATAATGGTAAATTCTCTGAAGCAGTCCATGATGCCATGGCTTGCTTGAGCAATTTTTCTGGAGAGGATTTCTTCCCCTATTTTGGGCGAATCATTGACAAACTCACAGGACACACTGCAACGGTTGATAGGGCTTTCCATAATTTGGATAATTTCTTTGAGATGGCCATTCAGGATCACCTTAATCCCAATAGGGAGAAAACAGAGCACGAAGACATCATCGACGTCTTGCTCCGACTGAAGAAAGACCAATCTAGACGAATTCCCATCACCAATAACCACATCAAAGGAGTTCTCAAGGTAAGCTTATCAAACCTTTCATCTTATTTTCTGAAGATTGAACCCAACAACCTCAATTTTATTTTGGTTCGTTTCAGGATGTATTCCTTGCTTCAGTAGACACAAGTGCTCTTAGCATGGGGTGGGTAATGACAGAGTTTATCAGGCATCCAAATGTGATGAAGAAGGTGCAAGCCGAGATCAGAAATCATGTGGGTAAGAAGGGAAAGGTCCAAGAAAGTGATCTGGAAGAGCTTCATTACTTCAGGGCAGCATTGAAGGAGAGCTGGAGATTGCACACACCTTCACCTCTGTTAATTCCTCGAGAAACCATGTGCGATTGCAAGTTAGATGGTTATGATATCCCCAACAAAACAAGAATCCATGTTAACGTTTTTGCAATCCACAAAGATCCTAAAATTTGGAAGAACCCAGATGATTTCATTCCAGAAAGATTCATTGAGAACCCACTTGATGTGAGAGGGCAAAGCTATGAGTATTTGCCCTTCTCATCAGGGAGAAGGGGTTGTCCTGGGATTAATATGGGAGTTGCAATTGTGGAGCTCGCAGTGGCAAATCTTTTATACAGTTTTGATTGGCAACTTCCCAAAGGAATGAAAATTGAAGACATCAACATGGAGGAGATATTTAATCTCACTCTCATCAAGAAGACACCTCTCATACTGATGGCTACTCCCTACGACCTGAGTTGAAATTGtctaatttgtttttctttctttctttgtctgcTTTACATAATTACATTGTGTGTTCTATCAAAGTGAATATGCAATGGTAGCTTTCTTTGCATTGCAAATTCCAATCGGCTTGTATTGGCTGGTGTGTGGTCATTGTTTTAGTTTCAGCTCTTTTTCCCCATTTATATGTGTTTTGTCTGAATTATTAGTTTTCAATTAGAGGGCTGAACTCCTGAAGATTTGGGACATAGTTGATTGGGAAAACACATTTCAATTGTGTTTTAATGGCCCAGTTGGAGAGGATTAATGTGAGTAAAAGCAGCAAATACTACTTggaccatagttagcaaaaaggggaacggcaaaaaataaaaaacagagtctaatggtacgggttttaaacggtaaaaaattgcaaacaagcagtcaaataaaatggtcataaaaacagaaaaccagaagaaaaaaaaacgaaaaacgaACGCTACGCGTTTTAAACgtttaaatataaaaaacggcactattctcatataaattgaggaattttatttgaaatacatgcttctaatgTTCAAAATAAACAGTAACATCCAAATTTAATCAATATTATTAGCGTGATCTACTGGGAGAGATCATATTTGTCTCCTATGGAAAGTTTCTTTCAaatctttatttcctttttatcATCGCATGTGATTATGAAAACCTTATCAATAAAATCTctccattatcacatgtgagaatCTCTTGTATTTGTGCTATTTAAGTAGCACCATCTTTGTAAATCAATTAATGCAAATCAATATTATCCTCTTCTaattctaacatggtatcagtttTTTAAAAGATCTTGGACCTTTTTCAACCTTTGGTTCTTCCCTCTCCACGTTTCAGCCTTCTTCTCCATCATGCCGAACCAGGAAGATGTTCCAATCGCTGCTTCTGGTGACCTGCAGGTTGGCACCTCCCAAGCCCCTATGCTTTCTGCCAGCCTCGATCCCTCTTCACCATATCATCTCCATCACTCTGACAATCCTGGTGCGTTGCTTGTTTCCACGCCACTCAATGGTGACAATTATCCAACTTGGCGGCGAGCCATGCGCATGGCACTCTTTGCCAAGAATAAGATGATGTTCGTTAATGGGACCCTAACACGTCCCACTGCACCACTCTCTGCGGTCCAGACTTGGGATCGATGCAATTTCATGGTTCTTTCCTGGATCCTCAATGTCCTCACCAAGACCATTGCGGACAGCGTGATCTACGCTGAGACTGCCTCTTCAATTTGGAAGGAACTTGAGGATCGGTTTTCTCGCAGCAATGCTCCTCTCGTCTTCCATTTGAAGCGCTCCATCGCCACTATACAGTAAGGTACCGATTCCCTCTCCACCTACTTCACCAAATTGAAGGTTCTCTGGGACGAACTTGCATCCTATGTGGTTGTTCCCTCATGCTCTTGCGGTGCCCAAAATGCTCTCCATTCCGCAGGCCAGCAAGAACGGGTATACCAGTTTCTTATGGGTCTATCTGACACATATGCTCAGATCCTCACTATGGATCCCCTTCCTGATGTCAACCGCACATATCATTTCGTCCTTCAAGAGGAGCAGCAACGTTCCCTCTCTGCACCACCCATCTCTGACACGGCTGCCATGGCTGTGAATCGGTCTGCATCATCTAAGCCGTCCCGCAATAATGGtggttcagggggagctgaTTCAAATAGAAACAGTCCCTTCTGTGACCATTGCAAGGTCCCCGGTCACACTAGGGACACATGCTGGCCGTTGCATGGTTACCCACCTGGGCATTCGAAGCATCGCCGTTCCTCCAACCCATCTTCAAAGCCTGGCTCTTCGGTTGCGAACCAAGCCAAGGCTGCTGCAGCAACGCCAGCCCAGCCCACTACGGCTAGTCCACGCCATCACAGATTCAGCAGCTCCTATCGCTTCTGAACACTGATTCTTCTGCTGCTGCCAATCTTGCAGGTATGGATCATTGTTTTTCGGTTTCAGGTTTGGGATCTCAACTTTGGCTTTTTGATAGTGGGGCTTCTGACCATATGATTTCTGATCTATCTTTGTTGCTCAATGTTACACCTCTTTCCACACCTATACAGGTTCGGTTACCCACTGGCGTGACCATGCCAGTCACCCATCGTGGCACACACAATCTCACACCTAATATTATTCTTAATGATGTGCTCTATGtgccttcattttcttttaatttaatatCCGTTAGTAAGCTAACTCATCAGTTATCCTGTGctgttcttttctttccatcttTTTGTGGCATCCAGGACCTTCTGTCGAAGAAGTTGATTGGAACGAGAACGCTGCGTAATGGCCTTTACCACTTTGCCGCGGGCAGCCCTGTCTCCTTACCCACTTTACCACATGCTTCTCATGCACTCTCTTCAAGTCTTTGGCAATGCGTATGGGTCACCCATCACGTGACCGTTTATCTTTCTTATCAAATAAATTTTCCGATGTTATTTCTACACCTAAACATTGTGATATTTGTCATTTAGCTAAACAAACCCGTTCCCCTTTTCCAATTAGTAGTTCTCGATGCACTGTAATTTTTGATCTCATTCATTGTgacatttgggggggggggtaccaCACCCCGTCGAACACCGGTGCCCATTATTTTTTGACTTTAGTTGATGACTTCTCTCGCtgtgtttgggtttatttaatgcgtCAAAAATCTGAGACTTATGGCCTTCTACTTTCATTCTTTGCATTGGTTAAAACCCAATTTGGAACCACCATCAAGAAAATTCGAactgacaatgggaaagagttcTTTTCTCGACCATTTCAGGAATTTCTCTCTAAAGAGGGTGTTCATCATTAGCATTCTTGTGTTGGCACCCCGCAACAGAATGGGGTAGCAGAACGCAAGCATCGGCATCTCCTCAAGGTTGCCCTTGCATTGCGATTTCAGGCTCATTTACCCTTATCCTTTTGGGGGGACTACATTCTCATAGTCGCTTATCTCATAAATCGCATACCCACACCCAATCTCGGGGGCAAAACACCTCATGAGCTGTTATTGCATTCACCACCATCCTATGATCATTTGCATGTTTTTGGCTCTTTATGCTACGCTCATGATCACCACCCAGGACGGACAAAATTTGATCCTCGTGCAATACAATGCATATTTATCGGTTATCCATATGGTCAAAAAGGGTATCGGGTTTATGACATTGAGACACACCAATATTTTATCTCTCGTGATGTGGTATTTCACGAGAACATTTTTCCCTACAAATTGGTTCCACCTAGTCCAAATTTTGACTTGGTTCTTCCTCTCCCCGCTCCAGACCCGGGTTCCACCATTGACAACATTCCCCCACAGCCATCCCCATCCGGTTTGCACCCACTAGCTCCCATGCTGGATCCTCAACCCACGGCTCCACCAAGTCCACCTGCATCCATCTCCACCACCCATCC includes these proteins:
- the LOC122643691 gene encoding cytochrome P450 71B10-like, producing MDLLTFLALFFVPLLPLLLLIWKTKTGKPLKLPPSPPGLPIIGNLHQMGALPYRTLAELAHEYGPVMLVRLGRVPVVFVSSPEMAKEVLKNQDANMCSRAAQPGTRKISYDYKDIAFTPYGEWWREIRKICTLELLSPKAVQSYLYVREEEVANMVDSIAKASSDPIDISEKIVNLTDTLICRTAFGKVYKGRGFDNGKFSEAVHDAMACLSNFSGEDFFPYFGRIIDKLTGHTATVDRAFHNLDNFFEMAIQDHLNPNREKTEHEDIIDVLLRLKKDQSRRIPITNNHIKGVLKDVFLASVDTSALSMGWVMTEFIRHPNVMKKVQAEIRNHVGKKGKVQESDLEELHYFRAALKESWRLHTPSPLLIPRETMCDCKLDGYDIPNKTRIHVNVFAIHKDPKIWKNPDDFIPERFIENPLDVRGQSYEYLPFSSGRRGCPGINMGVAIVELAVANLLYSFDWQLPKGMKIEDINMEEIFNLTLIKKTPLILMATPYDLS
- the LOC122643692 gene encoding uncharacterized protein LOC122643692, with amino-acid sequence MPNQEDVPIAASGDLQVGTSQAPMLSASLDPSSPYHLHHSDNPGALLVSTPLNGDNYPTWRRAMRMALFAKNKMMFVNGTLTRPTAPLSAVQTWDRCNFMVLSWILNVLTKTIADSVIYAETASSIWKELEDRFSRSNAPLVFHLKRSIATIQ